One Paraburkholderia sp. PREW-6R genomic region harbors:
- a CDS encoding aldehyde dehydrogenase family protein, whose product MQRGIAHPSLSEATREFVRRAHGLLIDGKWSEAQSGRTLDVEDPGTAELLTRVAAGEAADIDRAVQAARQAFDGGPWRRVKPAERARLLWKLADLMHDHADELAQLESLDNGKPVVFARAVDVLSSVEMVRYFAGWTTKFGGETVDVSVPGEWHAYTTREPIGVVGQIVPWNYPLGMAVWKIAPALAAGCTIVLKPAEQTPLTALRLGELVLEAGIPPGVVNVVTGYGETAGAALAAHPQVDKIAFTGSTEVGKLVVQAALGNMKRVSLELGGKSPVIVFPDTDVAKAAPALARAAFFNTGQVCSAGTRLYVHERIYDELVEQVYTEVAGWRIGYGLDADTKMGPLISAEQHARVTGFLEAARADGATVLGGAPSDATRGHFITPAVLKDTLPTMSVVREEIFGPVLCAMSFRDSEIERLAAIANDTNYGLAASIRTRDLSVAHKLARRIKAGSVGVNVHSVPDPALPFGGFRQSGWGRERGREALELYTEVKSVAINLD is encoded by the coding sequence CCCGGTACGGCCGAATTGTTGACGCGCGTCGCCGCTGGCGAAGCCGCCGACATCGACCGCGCCGTGCAGGCCGCGCGCCAGGCTTTCGACGGCGGACCGTGGCGGCGCGTGAAGCCCGCGGAGCGCGCCAGACTGCTGTGGAAACTCGCCGATCTCATGCACGACCACGCCGACGAACTGGCCCAGCTCGAATCGCTCGACAACGGTAAGCCGGTGGTGTTCGCGCGGGCGGTCGACGTCCTCAGTTCGGTAGAGATGGTGCGCTACTTCGCCGGGTGGACGACCAAGTTCGGCGGCGAAACCGTCGACGTGTCCGTGCCGGGCGAATGGCATGCCTATACGACACGCGAACCCATCGGCGTCGTCGGCCAGATCGTTCCGTGGAACTATCCGCTCGGTATGGCGGTGTGGAAAATCGCGCCGGCGCTCGCCGCGGGCTGCACGATCGTCCTCAAGCCGGCCGAGCAAACCCCGCTCACCGCGCTGCGTCTGGGCGAACTGGTGCTCGAAGCAGGCATTCCGCCCGGCGTGGTGAACGTCGTGACAGGCTATGGTGAAACGGCCGGGGCGGCATTGGCCGCCCATCCTCAGGTGGACAAGATCGCTTTCACGGGCTCGACCGAAGTCGGCAAGCTCGTCGTGCAGGCGGCGCTCGGCAACATGAAGCGTGTGTCACTTGAATTGGGCGGCAAATCGCCCGTCATCGTTTTTCCCGACACAGATGTTGCGAAGGCTGCGCCGGCGCTCGCGCGTGCCGCTTTCTTCAATACCGGCCAGGTGTGCTCCGCGGGCACCCGCCTTTACGTGCACGAGCGCATCTATGACGAACTCGTCGAGCAGGTGTACACGGAGGTGGCCGGCTGGCGGATCGGTTACGGGCTTGACGCCGATACGAAGATGGGGCCGTTGATCTCAGCCGAACAGCACGCCCGCGTCACCGGCTTTCTCGAAGCCGCGCGCGCGGACGGCGCGACGGTGCTCGGCGGCGCGCCGAGCGACGCCACCCGGGGGCATTTCATCACGCCCGCAGTGCTCAAGGACACGTTGCCGACAATGTCGGTGGTGCGCGAAGAGATCTTCGGCCCGGTGCTCTGCGCGATGAGTTTCCGCGACAGCGAGATCGAGCGGCTCGCGGCCATCGCGAACGATACGAACTACGGGCTGGCGGCCAGCATCCGGACACGAGACCTCAGCGTCGCGCACAAACTCGCCCGGCGCATCAAGGCCGGCTCGGTCGGCGTGAACGTGCATTCCGTGCCTGATCCGGCTTTGCCATTCGGCGGCTTCCGTCAGTCCGGCTGGGGCCGGGAACGGGGCCGGGAGGCGCTCGAGCTATATACCGAAGTAAAGAGCGTCGCCATCAATCTCGATTGA
- a CDS encoding enoyl-CoA hydratase/isomerase family protein yields MTDTPNQLVTYEARDGRAYITFNRPEKKNALTERMFDTLMDHLDRAEADDDVRVIVFRGAGGDFCTGHDLAEVGHEYGEPQLDANGKPRRPSQRARLHHDRHYIARFQRIFLSPKPTLALISGYCIGAGLYIAEGCDLSIASDNAKIGHPEQKLGLSGASYFGAWEIMAMGPRKARELLLLAELWSAQEALSAGLVNKVVPQAELTEAGEAWAERIVRLPRDGLAIGKAAAHLAYDSLRLTSQFSYGYVMHALATNVRYEKDEFNFMKAKRESGVRASSHGREAFYKPADGTDTAA; encoded by the coding sequence GTGACCGATACCCCTAATCAGCTGGTGACCTACGAAGCGCGCGACGGCCGCGCTTACATCACCTTTAATCGCCCTGAGAAAAAGAACGCGTTGACCGAGCGGATGTTCGACACGCTCATGGATCACCTGGATCGCGCGGAGGCCGATGACGACGTGCGCGTGATCGTGTTTCGCGGCGCGGGAGGCGACTTCTGCACCGGACACGATCTGGCCGAAGTCGGTCATGAATATGGCGAGCCGCAACTCGACGCGAACGGCAAGCCGCGTCGACCCAGCCAGCGGGCGCGTTTGCATCACGACCGGCACTACATCGCCCGTTTTCAGCGGATCTTTCTGTCGCCCAAGCCGACGCTTGCGCTGATCAGCGGGTACTGCATCGGTGCGGGGCTGTATATCGCCGAAGGGTGCGATCTGTCGATCGCTTCGGACAACGCAAAGATCGGCCATCCCGAACAGAAGCTCGGCTTGTCGGGCGCGTCATATTTCGGCGCGTGGGAAATCATGGCAATGGGGCCGCGGAAAGCGCGCGAACTGCTTTTGCTCGCGGAATTGTGGAGCGCCCAGGAAGCGTTGAGCGCCGGCCTCGTGAATAAGGTCGTACCGCAGGCGGAACTGACAGAGGCGGGTGAAGCGTGGGCCGAGCGTATCGTCCGTTTGCCGCGCGACGGTCTGGCGATCGGCAAGGCCGCTGCGCATCTGGCTTACGACTCGTTGCGGCTCACGAGCCAGTTCTCTTACGGCTACGTGATGCACGCGCTCGCCACCAATGTGCGCTACGAAAAGGACGAATTCAATTTCATGAAAGCGAAGCGCGAGTCCGGCGTCAGGGCGTCGAGCCACGGTCGCGAAGCGTTCTACAAACCGGCGGACGGAACCGACACCGCAGCCTGA
- a CDS encoding CoA transferase has protein sequence MGALKKLRVLDFTQMMTGPMATMMLGDFGADVIKVEAPEGDPFRASGEVTLGGDGVFFLSMNRNGVVLDLKTEHGRDMVKALAAEADVLVENFRPGLAEKLGLGYETLQALNPRLIYCSITGFGRDGQDRDRPALDQVVQAESGLMQITGTAQSGPLKTGFPFSDLVTALLATTGILNAVIARHESGVGQRVDLSMLDASIFSIAPRDVYYAATGKTPPRTGNEHWDIVPNNTYATRDGREVMVISINDKFWAILARALGLAEMSTDPLFATKAARLKNRHVLDERLAAAFRTRTLAEWESSLREAGAIYGAVRTWDEVFHDPRVAGKLVHTIDHPAAGPLAVLKNPLQFSATPTAIRRPPPQLGEHTESVLANPSAAWVPR, from the coding sequence TTGGGTGCTTTGAAGAAATTGCGCGTGCTCGATTTCACGCAAATGATGACGGGCCCGATGGCCACGATGATGCTCGGCGATTTCGGCGCCGACGTAATCAAGGTCGAGGCGCCGGAAGGTGATCCGTTTCGCGCGTCGGGCGAAGTGACGCTCGGCGGCGACGGTGTGTTCTTTCTGAGCATGAATCGCAACGGTGTGGTGCTCGATCTGAAGACCGAGCACGGGCGCGACATGGTAAAGGCGCTGGCGGCCGAGGCCGATGTGCTCGTCGAGAACTTCCGGCCTGGACTCGCCGAGAAGCTCGGTCTGGGGTACGAGACGTTGCAGGCGCTCAACCCTCGCCTCATTTATTGCTCGATTACGGGCTTCGGCCGTGATGGTCAGGACCGCGATCGACCTGCGCTCGACCAGGTGGTGCAAGCTGAGTCCGGACTGATGCAGATCACCGGAACAGCGCAAAGCGGTCCATTGAAAACCGGCTTTCCTTTCTCGGATCTCGTGACCGCGCTGCTCGCCACGACCGGCATTCTCAATGCGGTGATCGCGCGCCATGAAAGCGGCGTCGGGCAGCGCGTCGATCTGTCGATGCTCGACGCGTCGATCTTCAGCATCGCGCCGCGCGACGTCTATTACGCGGCGACCGGCAAGACGCCGCCGCGCACGGGCAACGAGCACTGGGACATCGTGCCGAACAACACCTATGCGACGCGCGATGGCCGCGAGGTCATGGTGATTTCGATCAACGACAAATTCTGGGCAATCCTTGCGCGCGCGTTGGGCTTGGCGGAGATGTCGACCGACCCGCTGTTCGCGACCAAAGCCGCGCGTTTGAAGAATCGCCATGTGCTCGACGAGCGGCTCGCGGCCGCTTTCCGCACGCGCACGCTTGCCGAATGGGAAAGCTCGCTGCGCGAAGCGGGCGCAATTTACGGCGCGGTGCGCACGTGGGACGAGGTATTTCACGATCCGCGTGTGGCCGGCAAACTCGTCCATACGATCGACCATCCGGCTGCGGGGCCGCTCGCCGTGCTGAAGAACCCGCTGCAATTTTCCGCGACGCCGACTGCGATCCGGCGTCCGCCGCCGCAACTTGGCGAGCACACCGAAAGCGTGCTCGCGAATCCGTCGGCCGCCTGGGTACCACGCTAG
- a CDS encoding SDR family NAD(P)-dependent oxidoreductase, translating into MPEKIAVVTGSNGLIGQAICTVLEKQGYTAVGLDIAEKSARDGAYQQCDLTDLDAIGAAFSAIASRYGTVRALVNNAGVWHGKTFFDITPADYAFTFDVNVRGMFFASQAVARRLVETGEGGAIVNLASIVGHTGSAVTDYGGSKAAVMAITRGLAKPLGAHGIRVNAVSPGTVNTAMGAAVPKAARDRFIAGTAPQRAAEPEEIANVVGFLTSDAASYMYGAIVDVNGGLY; encoded by the coding sequence ATGCCGGAAAAAATCGCTGTGGTGACGGGGTCGAACGGTCTGATTGGGCAGGCCATCTGTACGGTGCTGGAAAAGCAGGGCTATACCGCGGTCGGCCTCGATATCGCGGAGAAGAGCGCGCGCGATGGTGCCTATCAGCAGTGTGATCTCACCGATCTCGACGCAATCGGCGCAGCGTTCTCCGCGATTGCCAGCCGTTACGGCACGGTTCGGGCGCTGGTCAACAATGCGGGTGTCTGGCATGGCAAGACATTCTTCGATATCACGCCCGCCGACTACGCCTTCACGTTCGACGTCAATGTGCGCGGTATGTTCTTCGCGTCGCAGGCGGTGGCGCGGCGACTCGTCGAAACAGGCGAGGGTGGGGCGATCGTCAACCTCGCGTCGATCGTCGGGCACACCGGGAGCGCGGTGACGGACTACGGCGGCTCTAAAGCCGCGGTGATGGCGATTACGCGCGGCCTGGCCAAACCGTTGGGCGCGCATGGCATTCGCGTGAACGCGGTCTCTCCCGGGACGGTGAACACCGCGATGGGTGCCGCCGTCCCGAAGGCGGCGCGCGACAGATTCATTGCGGGCACGGCCCCGCAGCGTGCGGCGGAGCCTGAAGAAATCGCTAACGTGGTGGGCTTTCTGACGAGCGACGCCGCCAGTTACATGTACGGCGCGATCGTCGATGTGAACGGCGGACTTTACTAA
- a CDS encoding 2-dehydropantoate 2-reductase encodes MAQKIRIAVVGAGAIGGYIAGHLARAARAEVSVVARGRTLAALRADGLHVTTPRGTFSVALNAVDDARALGPQDYVFLTLKAHQVDGALGSIVPLIDAHTTVLPPTTAIPYYFFHGLQGKFADSRLPAIDPGNRHWQAMPPSQVLGIAYWIGAHSPAPGCVVQDGSRAACPVGEIDGSSSARAALLSELLTEAGLHAPMRENIRGDIWVKFVNSLCWNPVAILTLARLGEMAEAAGVVVTVRTMMDEADAIGRKLGVQIPQPPEKRMAVTLSASGHKMSMLQDLELGRPLELDVLAQSIAALRVLAGAPSPTIDTVLALALLRASRASLSTQQHS; translated from the coding sequence ATGGCACAGAAGATCCGGATTGCCGTGGTCGGTGCCGGCGCGATAGGCGGATACATCGCGGGGCATCTGGCGCGCGCGGCGCGCGCTGAAGTCAGCGTCGTGGCGCGCGGGCGTACGCTTGCCGCGCTGCGCGCCGACGGCCTGCACGTCACGACGCCGCGCGGGACGTTTTCCGTCGCGCTCAACGCTGTCGACGACGCGCGTGCACTCGGTCCGCAGGATTATGTGTTCCTCACGCTGAAGGCCCACCAGGTCGATGGCGCGCTCGGCTCGATTGTGCCGCTGATCGATGCGCACACCACGGTGCTGCCGCCGACCACTGCCATACCCTATTACTTCTTTCACGGCCTGCAAGGCAAGTTCGCGGACAGCCGCCTGCCGGCCATCGATCCGGGCAACCGGCACTGGCAGGCCATGCCGCCCTCGCAGGTGCTTGGGATTGCTTACTGGATCGGCGCGCACTCGCCCGCGCCAGGCTGCGTCGTTCAGGACGGCTCGCGCGCGGCCTGTCCGGTCGGCGAGATCGACGGTTCGAGCAGCGCGCGGGCTGCGCTGCTGAGCGAACTGCTGACCGAGGCGGGGCTTCATGCGCCCATGCGCGAGAACATTCGCGGCGACATCTGGGTGAAGTTCGTCAACAGCCTGTGCTGGAATCCGGTGGCCATTCTTACGCTTGCCCGCCTCGGTGAAATGGCGGAGGCAGCGGGTGTCGTAGTTACCGTCCGCACCATGATGGACGAGGCCGATGCAATCGGGCGAAAGCTGGGTGTGCAGATTCCACAGCCGCCGGAGAAACGCATGGCGGTCACGCTCAGCGCGAGCGGCCACAAGATGTCGATGCTGCAGGATCTGGAGCTTGGGCGTCCGCTCGAACTCGACGTACTCGCGCAATCGATCGCAGCGTTACGCGTGCTGGCCGGCGCGCCTTCTCCCACCATCGACACGGTTCTCGCTCTTGCGCTTTTGCGTGCCAGCAGGGCGAGCCTTTCCACGCAGCAGCATTCGTGA
- a CDS encoding CoA transferase has product MSIDTTPETAATASHSDHFVRPLAGIRVVEAASYLAGPFAAQMLSDLGADVIKVEPPGGDPYRNFGSSRHGVGIVWGNANRGKEGVVLDLKSPEGLASFKALLRGADLYIDNLRPHVADKLGVGKEAVEALNASLIRLSITGYGPDGDAAREPVFDALVQGRTGLIAYEAAGGVPKATNSFMVDKLAASFVCQLALAGLLARGRSGKGVYIQTSMLDMVSYFNFPDMFQHRTYLDDDSAWRTPPQPVMATRDGYIVLSPVSGKQLAKTLEAIGHPEWKDELRAIPDKAEMTSTFFRRIAAPLKERGSAEWLAMFREMDVPCGPVNDPNQHLDDPQVLHNQLYSTLDTPLGPIRSVRYPGVFDGHLLTARFPAPGLGEHDGQTSWGAAQ; this is encoded by the coding sequence ATGTCCATCGACACTACGCCAGAAACCGCCGCAACGGCGAGCCATAGCGATCATTTCGTGCGCCCGCTTGCCGGCATCAGGGTCGTTGAAGCCGCCAGCTACTTGGCCGGGCCGTTCGCCGCGCAGATGTTGTCCGATCTGGGCGCCGATGTCATCAAGGTCGAGCCGCCCGGCGGCGATCCCTACCGCAATTTCGGCTCAAGCCGTCATGGTGTGGGCATCGTGTGGGGGAACGCCAATCGCGGCAAGGAAGGTGTCGTGCTCGACCTGAAGTCGCCGGAAGGTCTCGCCTCGTTCAAGGCATTGCTGCGCGGCGCGGATCTCTACATCGACAACCTGCGTCCGCACGTCGCCGACAAGCTCGGCGTCGGCAAGGAAGCCGTCGAGGCGCTCAACGCGTCGCTGATCCGTCTGTCGATCACGGGCTATGGCCCCGACGGCGATGCCGCGCGCGAACCGGTCTTCGACGCCCTCGTGCAAGGGCGAACGGGCCTGATCGCGTACGAGGCGGCAGGCGGCGTTCCGAAGGCGACCAACAGTTTCATGGTGGACAAACTCGCGGCCAGCTTCGTTTGCCAGCTGGCGCTGGCCGGCCTGCTCGCGCGCGGTCGCAGCGGCAAGGGCGTGTACATTCAGACGTCGATGCTCGACATGGTTTCGTACTTCAATTTCCCGGACATGTTCCAGCATCGGACCTATCTGGATGACGATTCGGCCTGGCGCACGCCGCCGCAGCCCGTCATGGCGACGCGAGACGGCTATATCGTGTTGTCGCCCGTGTCGGGCAAGCAACTGGCGAAGACGCTCGAAGCGATCGGACATCCGGAATGGAAAGACGAACTGCGCGCGATCCCCGACAAGGCGGAAATGACCAGCACGTTTTTCCGGCGTATTGCCGCGCCGCTGAAGGAGCGCGGCAGCGCTGAATGGCTCGCGATGTTCCGCGAGATGGATGTACCATGCGGCCCGGTGAACGATCCGAACCAACATCTCGACGATCCGCAGGTGCTGCACAACCAGCTCTACTCGACGCTCGACACGCCATTGGGGCCGATACGTTCAGTGCGCTACCCGGGTGTCTTCGACGGCCACCTGCTCACCGCGCGTTTTCCTGCGCCGGGCTTGGGCGAGCATGATGGGCAAACGTCCTGGGGAGCGGCGCAATGA
- a CDS encoding MFS transporter — MSSLSRWRRNERSACSARAVAVVAGAGLNMLVNTGPVLLFSFGVFVKPIVADTGWSRTSISSAVLYGQVLLALCGPLTGFAVDRFGARQVARFAGPLLGLGLAMVGLLSNSANSFVLFFALSFLLGAAQVPVTYVKAVAGWYDAHLGIALGFALMLSGLGVAVLPPLSAALIEAVGWRTAYLSLAGFVWLVSVPSVQWLLHEPPREARLGAAAVHATARADVLEAPSGVTLRAALRTRAFWLMALGFFLISVVVGAGTWVLPVVLSDYGLKAQQGAFVMTIVGAAMMVGRLGFGALLDRFFAPRITAAVFVGAALGYLCLVAGISAWTVPVAAILIGFTLGSEVDALAYMASRIFGRRHLGAIYGSLMFCFSVGLGCGPALFAQLYDRTGGYQAAFWAAALFALIAALAVCGLRERDLRFGA, encoded by the coding sequence ATGAGCTCGTTGTCCCGGTGGCGCCGCAACGAGCGTTCGGCCTGTTCTGCGCGAGCCGTTGCCGTGGTGGCCGGCGCGGGCCTGAATATGCTGGTCAACACGGGACCCGTGTTGTTGTTCAGCTTCGGTGTGTTCGTCAAGCCGATCGTCGCCGATACGGGTTGGTCGCGCACGAGCATCAGTTCCGCCGTGCTCTATGGGCAGGTCCTGCTGGCGCTGTGCGGACCGCTGACCGGGTTCGCGGTGGATCGCTTCGGCGCGAGACAGGTCGCGCGTTTTGCGGGGCCGCTGCTCGGGCTGGGTCTGGCAATGGTCGGGCTGCTGTCGAACAGCGCCAACAGTTTCGTGCTGTTCTTTGCGCTGAGTTTTCTGCTCGGCGCGGCTCAGGTGCCGGTGACTTACGTCAAGGCCGTCGCCGGCTGGTACGACGCACACCTGGGAATTGCGCTCGGCTTTGCGTTGATGCTCAGCGGTCTCGGCGTGGCGGTGCTGCCGCCTTTGTCGGCCGCGTTGATCGAGGCGGTCGGCTGGCGGACTGCGTACCTGAGTCTCGCGGGATTCGTCTGGCTGGTCAGCGTACCTTCCGTGCAGTGGCTGTTGCATGAGCCACCCAGGGAGGCTCGCCTGGGCGCGGCGGCGGTGCACGCCACCGCGCGCGCCGACGTCCTGGAAGCGCCCTCGGGCGTGACCTTGCGAGCGGCCTTGCGCACGCGCGCGTTCTGGCTGATGGCGCTCGGCTTCTTCCTGATTTCGGTCGTGGTCGGGGCAGGCACGTGGGTGCTTCCCGTCGTGCTGTCGGACTATGGTTTGAAGGCGCAGCAAGGCGCGTTCGTGATGACGATCGTAGGGGCGGCGATGATGGTTGGCCGCCTTGGCTTCGGCGCGCTGCTCGACCGGTTTTTCGCCCCGCGGATCACAGCGGCCGTGTTCGTTGGCGCGGCGCTGGGGTATCTCTGCCTGGTTGCCGGAATTTCCGCATGGACAGTGCCCGTCGCGGCGATCCTGATCGGCTTCACGCTCGGCTCGGAAGTCGACGCGCTCGCTTATATGGCATCGCGTATATTCGGGCGGCGGCATCTGGGCGCGATCTATGGATCGTTGATGTTCTGCTTCAGCGTGGGGCTCGGCTGTGGTCCCGCGCTGTTCGCGCAGCTTTATGATCGCACCGGTGGCTACCAGGCCGCCTTTTGGGCTGCCGCGCTCTTTGCGTTGATTGCTGCGCTGGCGGTGTGTGGTTTGCGGGAGCGTGACCTGCGGTTTGGCGCCTGA
- a CDS encoding Gfo/Idh/MocA family oxidoreductase, which translates to MMMRTIDQAGQHDQRVGLRWGILGAATIADSVILPSLRRIGSRVPVVASRDIEKATLLARKHAVSHVTDNYNDVLSHPEVDAVYVPVPNALHFPWTVAALRAGKHVLCEKPICMHASEVRQLIEERDRSGLICAEAIMIVHHPQWASVRRAICSGEIGDIRRVGGAFTYFRADPASIRNNLSLGGGSLRDVGMYPIIGTAFATGRDPVSAQGDLSFSAASGTDTASDCVIDFGDFKLQSFCSTLMGRRQSMVFHGDRGWIEMTAPFTTSNYHDASVIRHIDGDDHLHVEHYGRTQEQYERMLLDFENSVETGAAVAYPLERSLIVQSQLDALLE; encoded by the coding sequence ATGATGATGCGAACAATCGACCAGGCGGGCCAGCACGATCAAAGGGTTGGCCTTCGGTGGGGCATACTCGGCGCAGCGACCATTGCGGATTCGGTCATCCTACCCTCGCTTCGGCGGATAGGTAGTCGGGTCCCCGTTGTCGCGAGTAGAGACATCGAAAAAGCCACGCTACTTGCTCGTAAGCATGCGGTAAGTCACGTGACCGACAACTATAACGACGTCCTTTCGCATCCTGAGGTGGACGCAGTGTATGTCCCGGTTCCGAACGCGTTGCATTTCCCGTGGACCGTTGCAGCGCTCCGGGCTGGGAAACATGTTCTTTGCGAAAAACCGATCTGCATGCATGCCTCCGAGGTACGACAGCTGATTGAAGAACGTGATCGCAGCGGCTTGATCTGTGCGGAGGCAATCATGATCGTCCATCACCCGCAATGGGCGAGCGTGCGTCGGGCGATCTGCTCGGGTGAAATCGGTGATATTCGGCGGGTAGGAGGCGCGTTTACCTATTTTCGTGCGGACCCGGCATCGATCCGCAATAACCTGTCGCTCGGCGGTGGAAGTCTCCGCGATGTCGGCATGTATCCCATCATTGGGACGGCATTCGCAACCGGGCGGGACCCGGTAAGTGCACAAGGTGATCTGAGCTTCAGTGCGGCGTCGGGAACCGACACCGCCTCCGACTGTGTCATTGATTTCGGCGACTTCAAGCTCCAGTCATTCTGTAGCACGCTGATGGGCCGCAGGCAGTCGATGGTTTTCCATGGAGACAGAGGCTGGATCGAAATGACGGCACCGTTCACCACCAGCAACTACCACGACGCGAGCGTGATCAGGCACATCGATGGAGACGATCACCTGCACGTTGAACATTACGGTAGGACCCAGGAACAGTATGAGCGCATGTTGCTTGATTTTGAAAATTCGGTCGAGACTGGCGCAGCAGTGGCTTATCCGCTGGAACGCTCGCTTATTGTTCAAAGTCAGCTGGACGCGCTATTGGAATGA
- a CDS encoding porin, with amino-acid sequence MKKHALTAALTLLCATYAHAQTSVTLYGLIDEGLQFVNNNKNVVNGRNVGGRQWTLDSTNGINGSRWGLKGSEDLGGGLAAIFTLESGVNLNNGALAQGGAEFGRQAFVGISSATFGAITLGRQYDSTFWYVQPVTTLGYLGSAAFAHPGDLDNTNNSLRLNNTIRYASANYHGLTFGGEWSLGGQAGNITGGSGYNAGVAYTNGSLALGAAYEYFKNPTGAAGSTGFFTGNPNGATQLSGVLNSGYVSASSYQVIAAGATYTMGGAIMNIGYSNVEYGNITALRGNSAKFNTAEAGIKYQFTPAFYAGLGYTYTKGNAVDNGTGGTVGNQHFNQLAALADYFLSKRTDFYAEASVQKASGVSSTGGAAVANIGNLGDSSTPRQVAIRLAMRHRF; translated from the coding sequence ATGAAGAAGCACGCGCTAACCGCTGCCTTAACGTTGCTGTGCGCCACTTACGCACATGCGCAAACCTCGGTGACCCTGTATGGGCTGATCGACGAAGGACTGCAGTTCGTGAACAACAACAAGAACGTCGTGAATGGCCGCAACGTGGGTGGGCGTCAGTGGACGCTCGACTCGACGAACGGCATCAACGGCAGCCGCTGGGGTCTGAAAGGATCGGAAGATCTGGGCGGCGGGCTGGCCGCCATCTTTACCCTTGAGTCGGGTGTCAACCTGAACAACGGCGCGCTCGCACAAGGCGGTGCGGAGTTCGGTCGCCAGGCGTTCGTTGGGATTTCCAGTGCGACGTTCGGCGCGATCACCCTCGGTCGTCAATACGACTCGACCTTCTGGTACGTCCAGCCCGTGACAACGCTGGGTTATCTCGGCAGCGCCGCTTTCGCTCATCCCGGCGACCTCGATAACACGAACAATTCCCTGCGTCTGAACAACACGATCCGGTACGCCAGCGCCAACTATCACGGGCTGACGTTCGGCGGGGAATGGAGCCTCGGCGGACAGGCAGGCAACATCACTGGCGGCAGCGGATACAACGCAGGGGTCGCGTACACGAATGGCTCGCTCGCACTCGGCGCGGCTTATGAATACTTCAAGAATCCTACGGGCGCGGCGGGCAGCACCGGCTTCTTCACCGGGAACCCGAATGGCGCCACTCAGTTGAGCGGCGTGCTGAATAGCGGCTATGTCAGTGCGAGTTCGTATCAGGTCATTGCTGCGGGCGCAACCTATACGATGGGTGGCGCGATCATGAATATCGGTTACTCGAATGTCGAGTACGGAAACATTACAGCACTCCGCGGTAATAGCGCGAAGTTCAACACGGCTGAAGCGGGCATCAAGTATCAGTTCACGCCGGCGTTCTACGCTGGACTTGGCTATACATACACGAAAGGCAATGCGGTCGACAACGGCACGGGTGGCACTGTCGGCAATCAGCACTTTAATCAGCTGGCCGCGCTGGCGGACTATTTCCTGTCGAAACGGACAGACTTTTACGCGGAGGCGTCTGTCCAGAAGGCGTCCGGCGTGTCCTCGACCGGCGGCGCCGCCGTCGCGAATATCGGCAATCTGGGCGACTCGTCAACGCCGCGGCAGGTCGCGATCAGGCTCGCGATGCGCCATCGGTTCTGA